One region of Quercus lobata isolate SW786 chromosome 2, ValleyOak3.0 Primary Assembly, whole genome shotgun sequence genomic DNA includes:
- the LOC115972773 gene encoding B3 domain-containing transcription factor VRN1-like codes for MASEWRRDNDDGPADRSPHFFKIILPNAVQEGKLRIPDKFVQKFGVDMSDMAFLTIPNGRKWKVKLTQHAGGVWFQNGWSEFASSHGVAVGHLLVFKYEGNSQFDVLIFDATATEIDYSLDDELQVHRIEDDESDDSSVEIIKHFYRGEGSSLNSLPQDIINYLPRDRFTKDYTKASILPVKLQIVDRLWPVKLYIYERSGGSSYVVSAGWFAFVRENSLQVGDVCVFELIMRDGVVLNVHIFKCQD; via the exons ATGGCTTCTGAATGGCGGAGAGACAACGACGATGGTCCTGCTGATCGGTCCCCACACTTTTTCAAGATTATTCTGCCGAATGCTGTTCAGGAAGGAAAGCTT CGGATTCCAGATAAGTTCGTGCAGAAATTTGGAGTGGACATGTCAGATATGGCCTTTCTCACTATTCCAAATGGTAGAAAATGGAAAGTCAAGTTGACACAACATGCTGGGGGGGTTTGGTTTCAAAATGGTTGGTCCGAATTTGCAAGCTCTCATGGTGTAGCCGTGGGGCACTTGCTGGTTTtcaaatatgaaggaaattcacAGTTTGATGTACTCATATTTGATGCCACTGCAACAGAAATAGACTATTCTTTAGACGACGAACTCCAAGTTCATAGGATCGAAGATGATGAGAGTGATGACAGCTCTGTTGAAATCATCAAACACTTTTATAGGGGAGAGGGTTCAAGTTTGAAT AGTTTACCCCAAGACATTATCAACTACTTACCAAGAGACAGGTTTACCAAGGACTACACCAAAGCAAGTATACTCCCTGTCAAGCTCCAGATTGTGGACCGATTATGGCCTGTGAAGCTATACATTTATGAACGAAGTGGGGGTTCATCATATGTCGTATCAGCTGGTTGGTTTGCATTTGTGAGGGAAAATAGTTTGCAAGTAGGAGATGTTTGCGTATTTGAGCTGATTATGAGGGACGGTGTTGTGTTAAACGTCCACATTTTCAAGTGCCAAGACTAA